The window TTATTGATTCCAAAACCATACTAGTTAAGTACTATTATTGATTTCTCTATATACATCtgcatataaagaaaaattttcatattagattatgtgtctttaaattaaataataataatttttttttttaattttttgttaagattattatttttatatattttagaattggCACCCActataaattctattatttaacttatgctaaaaaaaatcaattcctCATATCCAAATATTAagaatttcatatattaaaatgaacaattttatgaataaatattaacatGTGCTAAAATTACTTTGTATCGCCaatttaatacaaataaatggataggagagagaaaaatattaaaataatatttaaagattgaataatttaaaaaaataaatattatttataattatggaaaattttaaagatatataattcaatatagataaaaaaatattatataaatataaaaatgtacAAGTTATTGCCAATGATTGTCCTTCATTTTCaccaatatttttgaaagtttttactttttttttttttttttttagaagatttcTATCTTCTGCTTTCTAGTACATTTGCATTTAAAGCTTTTTCTGCACACTTCATTGTTTCTGTCTCAGGTTCCATCTTCAAATAGTCGTGGATTGCCTTGCTGtaacacaaaaaaacaaaacaaacattaaataattactatttttttttccaagacaaggaaaaaaaagggggCCTGGTAACAGCAAAGGAATGAATTATTGCAACCTCCTTTTTACTTtgtattccttttaaaaatcaTGAGTTGCATCAATTCGTGTACCTGATTTGTACATTAATTCATGAAAAGTTTATAGAGTTCGCGTGCTTGATTAGTGCCACACAAGTCACGACCACTGTCGGTAAAAGAATAACAATGAGATTTTTTAATCAAAGACAATCAATCACCTTTTTGCCACTAAACAACTTCACTGCCTAATTAGGTCCGGTTTAAATGCAGAAATTatctatcttattttatcttatcttattaaaaaataatattttatttaaattatctaaaatcatctcatcctaCCATCCAAACGAGTCATaagtttcgtttgttttcacaatttctctcaactcatcttatttcatcaatataatatttttaaattctcatataaaataaaataaaaaatttaattttttcaaatctcaaaataaaaataatattaaaaaaatattttatagtaatattttatttaactttatattttaatatcaacttatctatgaaaataaatgagaccttaagggctcgtttgttttcaagggctcgtttgttttcagagatgagatgagatgagttaagattaaaattaaaaagttgaataaaatattgttagaatatatttttaaatattattgttattttgagatttgaaaaagttgaattgtttattttattttgtgtgaaaaattgagaaagttgtaattatgaggtgagatgagatgagatatttttgaaaaacaagcCTAAAAGTATTCTATGTGATTTGTAGAATTTGAGAACGAgcaagttttgtgcatttttgaaagaagaaaagcgAGTAGTCTCATTTGTATAGTTaaaatgtttcatttcatcttattattataaattttttaaatttttatataaaatataataaataatttaatttttttaaattttaaaataataataatattaaaaaataatattttaacaatattttatttaatttttaacttttatttcaattcatctcatctcaactcactattcaaaccgcTCCTTAATGTTTCATAGAAATTCTAACAAAAACTAAGATAGTTTAgagagtgagatgaaatgaaaattttgtagacagtagtaagataatttgtaaataatagtgagatattttgaattgagtattttttatattttgaaaaatgagagataaaaaattatataaaaaatattataaagttaaaatattataagaatataattttataatataatttttatttgagatttaacaaaattaaaatattttttatttaaaaatttaaaaaaattataataattagtttgaaaaaattataattattaatttaaaaattttatatttaaattatgtttgtaTCTCCAAATAATGGCAAATATGTTGTCTCTAGCTGGAATGTTTCTCTGAACCAGACCGAGTCAAAGTCAATATCGAGGCATTCTTAATTGTGTCAATTAgatgtttaaactttaaagttcAAATCGTGGGGACTTTGAACATTGGTTACTTGGTAGCTACTGCCTTATCGAACTATATATTTTGCAAGCATTCCAAATTTGATGTTGAGGCCTAgtttttgctatatatattttagaccCACGTTTCAGACCTTTTTGGTCAACCATTTTCTTTTGTGCGTAAAACAAATTAGTTGcggtaaataaataattatttttacagataaaatgagataagatgaaagaaattatgaaaacaaataaaacgtCTCTTTCGGCCTTCAATGAATTTCAtgcaaaagtttttatttttaacccaATCGTCATGTTGATCTCGATCTGTCCTCTTTAGGTCTCTTTCCTTCAATGAATTACGTACACTATCTTCACGAATCTTTTGCTAGATCCATGAACCCTAAATCTCCCACCAtattcttttcccttttctctaACAAACACAGTCTGACCTAGAACCGATCGATCTCCATCACCCAATTTAGTCTATTAATGTAAGATCAAGTGGGATTTGCTATGATATATACTAAAAGGGTAGCCTATTGAGAACTTGGAAAAGTCTGTCAAACGGCCAGAagttttaggcctcgtttgaaaCATggactcatatcaactcatttaagttgagtttaaatttaaacctaacccaacattcaaatacataatTCACAAATCATTAAACATCATTCAACTCAATACCTTTTTATAAGCGGgacctacaacctttttcaactcaatatcttTTTATACTCGGgacctacaacctttttcaacttctcataaatgtatttaaactcattttaatatccaaaGTCATTTTAGGTAGGCCTTACAAAACTCACtacaccatctcaactcactattattaataaagaacTCAACACATCTCAACTTAATTAGCTCAACATCCAAGACCATAAAGTCTTTGCTTCTGCATGAGTAGGGTCAGATTAGGTTTTGGGGTGGACAGGGACACTTGTTGCGGCACTCAAGTCACATGCAAACTTCATCTATCCACATACTGCCATGTCAATGACTAATAGACAAAGGTCCAGCAACTTCTGCGAGAGTGCATGCCATGACACTTGTAATCAGAGCTGAGCTTGAGTACACTAGCTTCtgcttaatttgtttttgttttccataTCCCTAGCATGTAAAGATGTTTAAAGGTGAATgggaggaaaaaaacaaaacccccCATAATGCAAACAGCTATGAGAACAACCGAATATGCTTTCCCTCTCTCTGCttgtccattttctttaaagCTTGAATAGTTGTGGGAAAACCAGTAAGATCAGATCATACTCTTTAGTAACAATAGCAGAACTAGATCCTTAAAATTGCATATCATTGTCCTTTTCCTTGTCCACTTATTCAGCTTTTAGTGGAGAAAAAGAGTGAGAGCAATTGCCAAATTATAAACGGATTTTCGAACAAATCAGATCTACATATGATTTAAGTACTATTTTTAGAACAGTCCTACACATTATTTTGCCTAATCTTTTTCTTGCcactatcattttttaacaGTTTTAAGGGCCATCACTATTGCCAATCGGCCTCACTTTACTCCTTTCTGACCATCCTTCTTGGATAGTGGATCATTGATCAATAAGATCAGAATATCAAGTTCGTGTCACATGAGTTTGTAGATTCTAACAGATCTAATTATAAACAGATTAAGTTCCGATTTAGATTAaaaactcacatcaactcatctcatatcattattataatttttttaaattcttacataaaatataataaataattcaatttttttaaatattataataataataatattaaaaaataatattttatttaactcatctctaaatcaaaattataaatctaaaaagtcatgattttgtTGTATGAGATTGAGGACTAATGCTAATGCAAATCTGTCCATTTCGTGAATAAAATGACAATTAAGTTATTAACCAATCCACCAAACTCCTTGTTTCAAATGATATGAGAAGATCGCACTTCACTCCCCCTAAATCACTATAAAACTGAAATCCTTTGTACTATTACTTGGCATGCAGTACTGGTTGAAGTTTTGAAAACAGACGAAAATTTGTTGAGAACccaaattattttgtatttccCTAAAACATTTGAAGAATACTGTACATGTAGCATATTTGGCGTCATTCCCAAATCTCCACCTCTCTCAATCaatcaaaaattatatagaagtgaaataattataaagagataacataaaaataaatttaatgatacgttaaatttattttataataaaaataatttataatttaatatatcatgtcaaattaacttaatttataaatttatttatataaaatctaacGGTTAGGTTGAACGGGACAGAGGCCACTCTACAAAAGCAAATGGAATTCGCAATGGTATCAcataatatattgtgaaatatattttgtaatatatatattgtaaaataaagatattttagtaaaataatattattgtataaaatattataaaaaaatatttatcatttttatacttGGCCATCCCCCACcacaaaaaaacttgaaaagggATCAGCACAAAAAGCACACCGATGCCATACCGACGCCCATAAACACTGAGCTTTTGCAGCTATATATAGACATCTTCTCTTGACCACAATAAACCAATATCAAAGCTCAACTCACCCTCAAAACCAGCCATGGCTACGAGAACCCTTTCTCTACTACCCCATCTCTTCTTACTAGCCCTCCTGATCTGCATTTCCCTCACCCAAGGTCTCAACCCAAAATGTGACATATCCGACCAAGGCTCAACCCTCCAAGTCTTCCACGTTTCCAGCCCATGCTCCCCGTTCAGGCCCTCAGAGCCACTGTCATGGGAGGAGAGTGTGCTCCAAATGCAGGCCAAAGACCAGGCCAGGCTCCAATACTTTTCCAGCTTGGTGGCCGGCAGGAAATCTTTCGTGCCGATTGCCTCTGGCCGGCAGATTATACAGAGCCCCACGTATATTGTGAGGGCCAAGATTGGAACACCAGCCCAGACCTTCCTCTTGGCCATGGACACCAGCAATGATGCTGCCTGGTTACCTTGCACTGGCTGTTTAGGGTGCTCATCATCATTTTTTGCCTCTGACAAGTCCACTAGTTTCAAGACCCTCGGTTGCCAAGCTCCTCAGTGCAAGCAGGTACTCTGTTGTTTTACTAATTCACActtcaaaaaagaagaaaaatcttaGAATGCTGCAGATTAAAGTATTGAACAGATCACATTGctgcttaaaaaataaaagtaaaaaaattcatagtgCTAGGcctattttttctcttaattttgtcCAAGGTTTTGGTATGTTCATTGTCATGAtttaatttggttttttatCCCTCGAGACTCGAGTCGCAATTGGAGATTATTATTGCGGGCCCAGTTTCAGGTCCATTTACTACGAAAAGGACGTGCACATTGGCTGTGTCAGCCTTTCCTATGTATAAAAGAGAAGGGAaatgtttggattttaaatttgaatttttttttcttctttaacagaatgattaaaaaaatattttttaacgatatcgagaaatttttattttttttaaaaatatttatgatggttaaaaaagtataaaaagaatttatttatttttaaataattttagatcTCAAATAGCAAGACATGGCTATAGTTCTAATAATTGATCCATGTGATTTTTTAGCTAATCCACGAGTCAAGTCCCTCGGacttcccttttttttcctcttttttttcacttttgctATTTTTCTTTGGGTGTGATGTCACCAACCCAAAATTCACGAGTGAATAATAAGTTAAGGAAAATGCTTGTATTCCTACTCATTCTTTCCGCTGAAGTTACCGTTGagatatttttacttttattagtatttttttaatttaataattaaataaataatttttaataatatttaaatttaaaatatataaaaaaaaaaaaatacaaaaaacaactaGCGGTGGTGGTGGGAGAGGCACCGCCCGTTAAGTTAAATCTCATGTCAAGCTGATAATTTCTGCAGGTACCTAGACCCACTTGCAGTGCCAGTGCGTGTAGTTTCAACTTGACCTATGGCGCCTCCTCCATAGCGGCTAACCTGTCACAGGACAACATCACCCTAGCCGATGACTCCATCCCTTACTATACCTTCGGCTGCATACAGAAAACCACGGGCAGCTCGGTGCCACCACAGGGACTCTTGGGTCTGGGTCGAGGGCCACTCTCACTTCTTTCCCAGACCAACAACCTCTACAAATCTACATTTTCATACTGCTTGCCTAGCTTCAAGTCCCCCAATTTCTCTGGGTCTTTGAGGCTCGGGACCGTCGGGCAGCCGATAAGAATTAAGTACACTCCCTTGctcaaaaaccctagaagaTCTTCACTGTACTATGTGAAACTAGTTGCAATAAGGGTTGGACGGAAAGTCGTCGACATTCCACCTAGTGCTTTGGCGTTCAATCCCACAACTGGGGCAGGGACCGTCATTGATTCTGGTAATGTTTTTTATATACTCAAACAGTTGTTCTTTTGTACTCATTTAGTGCTTGATTTACTTACCACAGGATTTAAATGAGTACAAAAGGGATTTTACCCCTTCACATGCGCATCATTTTAGATCAAGATTCCCTTCAAAGTGTCTTTCCTGTCTTCCCGGTTTTTGCACGTATGAGCCGAAAAAATTTGACATGCACACACAAATCTGTTGCTGCAATCTGCAGGCACTGTATTTACCAGGCTTGTCGAGCCGGCGTACGTCGCGGTGAGAAACGAGTTCCGGAGGCGAGTCAAGAACGCAAACGTGATATCTCTAGGTGGCTTCGACACATGCTACTCGGGCCCCATTGTTGCGCCCACAATAACATTCATGTTCCCAGGGTTAAATATGAGTCTCGCAGCGGACAACCTTTTGATCCACAGCACAGCGGGCAGCATCTCATGCTTGGCCATGGCAGCGGCACCCGACAACGTCAACTCGGTGCTTAATGTGATAGCCAACATGCAACAACAGAACCACCGTGTGCTTTTCGACATTCCCAACTCGAGGCTTGGCGTCTCCCGTGAGCGCTGCacctaattttttaattaatattgttggGTTCTTGTGCCTCTCAGGGCGTGATTAGCGGTGGAGTGTGCTGTGCTCTTtggtgcttttttttattttttttgtaagatttgttt is drawn from Juglans regia cultivar Chandler chromosome 5, Walnut 2.0, whole genome shotgun sequence and contains these coding sequences:
- the LOC108989124 gene encoding aspartyl protease AED3-like, which codes for MATRTLSLLPHLFLLALLICISLTQGLNPKCDISDQGSTLQVFHVSSPCSPFRPSEPLSWEESVLQMQAKDQARLQYFSSLVAGRKSFVPIASGRQIIQSPTYIVRAKIGTPAQTFLLAMDTSNDAAWLPCTGCLGCSSSFFASDKSTSFKTLGCQAPQCKQVPRPTCSASACSFNLTYGASSIAANLSQDNITLADDSIPYYTFGCIQKTTGSSVPPQGLLGLGRGPLSLLSQTNNLYKSTFSYCLPSFKSPNFSGSLRLGTVGQPIRIKYTPLLKNPRRSSLYYVKLVAIRVGRKVVDIPPSALAFNPTTGAGTVIDSGTVFTRLVEPAYVAVRNEFRRRVKNANVISLGGFDTCYSGPIVAPTITFMFPGLNMSLAADNLLIHSTAGSISCLAMAAAPDNVNSVLNVIANMQQQNHRVLFDIPNSRLGVSRERCT